The proteins below come from a single Triticum aestivum cultivar Chinese Spring chromosome 5D, IWGSC CS RefSeq v2.1, whole genome shotgun sequence genomic window:
- the LOC123119172 gene encoding putative F-box protein At4g22660, which translates to MSIGMEPPAGHLAAESSPPVTVMSRRRSVDGLLLLPRPYRVCSCPVSAPSPPLPGTGAHLGEAKRFHLSSANNSKKSESFPELIHILIPQAPGNQPLLISFAYSDLPHLFESGVKQPRLVTYKYKYSHKSLPAPPKLLFCKHCSRSSSSSMTYYNPMEDPSSVDTIFNFWGLPIHTTNLDLRSLVFRVLPQLLGLSPPSSMNILKTPPLLIEATLPELPEDILMRIFATLEIPDLIRAGAVCTFWRSAYTSLRTLGKHKQPQTPCLFYTAESSSENVACLYSLVEKRVYRLTLPEPPLHTRFLIGSSLGLLVTVDERSEMHLVNPITGQQIALPSVTTMQHVKPICDDSGAVHKYAYSKHTAKKVIYPPKVIAPAALREVFHQEALLFYDTPTGSYIVVLIHMPFGQLSFARVGDDKWTWLPPHTDYFDCTYKDGLLYAATLLGEVHTFDLSGPAVTMNTIMGVDDDDLEIQGAYILEAPWGGLLLVWRLKVYSGNQNDILSLTLHTKGIKIHEVDVAAKKLVEIDCLHGHVLFLGHNQSLCLSTKECPALKENRVYFTDDNEYIAVHKDNRRDIGLLRLDNNSWESLVFPQLWSNWPAPVWITPNITMMKLSLNN; encoded by the coding sequence ATGTCGATCGGCATGGAACCACCGGCTGGCCACCTCGCCGCAGAATCCTCCCCTCCTGTGACTGTGATGAGCCGGCGGCGCTCTGTGGatgggctcctcctcctccccaggcCATACCGAGTCTGCTCCTGTCCGGTTAGTGCTCCTTCTCCCCCCCTTCCCGGAACCGGAGCACATCTCGGAGAAGCAAAGAGGTTCCATCTTTCCTCCGCAAACAACAGCAAAAAGTCGGAATCTTTTCCGGAGTTGATCCATATTCTGATTCCACAAGCCCCAGGCAATCAACCTCTGTTGATTTCCTTTGCCTACTCGGATCTGCCTCACCTATTCGAATCAGGGGTGAAGCAGCCTCGATTGGTCACCTATAAATATAAATATAGCCACAAGTCTCTTCCTGCTCCACCCAAGTTGCTATTTTGCAAGCATTGCAGCAGAAGCAGTTCGTCTTCCATGACATACTATAATCCCATGGAAGACCCTAGTAGTGTAGACACGATATTCAACTTCTGGGGGCTCCCTATACACACCACGAATTTGGATTTGCGCTCCCTGGTCTTCCGAGTTTTACCTCAGCTGCTGGGTCTCTCTCCTCCCAGCTCAATGAATATTCTCAAGACACCACCACTACTGATAGAGGCTACACTCCCGGAGCTACCAGAGGACATCTTGATGCGCATCTTTGCCACCCTTGAGATCCCTGACCTCATACGTGCCGGCGCTGTCTGCACCTTTTGGCGCTCTGCCTACACCTCCCTGCGCACACTCGGCAAGCACAAGCAGCCCCAGACTCCCTGTCTGTTCTACACCGCTGAATCTTCTAGCGAGAATGTTGCGTGTCTCTACAGCCTCGTGGAGAAGAGGGTTTACAGGCTAACTCTCCCGGAGCCGCCTCTCCACACTAGGTTTTTGATCGGGTCCTCTCTTGGCTTGCTGGTCACCGTCGATGAGAGATCTGAAATGCACCTCGTCAATCCGATCACTGGTCAACAGATTGCTCTCCCTTCAGTGACCACGATGCAGCACGTGAAGCCCATTTGTGATGACTCGGGTGCTGTCCACAAGTATGCATACTCAAAGCACACGGCAAAGAAAGTTATCTACCCTCCAAAGGTAATTGCTCCAGCTGCCCTGCGGGAAGTCTTCCATCAGGAGGCTCTTTTGTTTTATGATACACCCACAGGGAGCTACATAGTGGTGCTCATCCACATGCCGTTTGGTCAGCTATCCTTTGCAAGGGTAGGGGACGACAAGTGGACCTGGCTGCCACCTCACACTGATTATTTTGACTGCACCTACAAGGATGGGCTACTGTATGCAGCGACTCTATTGGGAGAAGTTCACACCTTTGATCTTAGTGGGCCTGCTGTTACAATGAACACTATTATGGGTGTGGATGATGACGATTTAGAAATTCAGGGAGCATACATTCTTGAAGCTCCATGGGGTGGTTTGCTGCTTGTTTGGAGATTGAAAGTGTATAGTGGTAATCAGAATGATATTTTATCACTTACGCTGCACACCAAGGGAATTAAAATACATGAAGTTGATGTTGCTGCCAAGAAGCTTGTGGAAATTGATTGCTTGCACGGCCATGTGCTGTTTCTTGGTCATAACCAGTCACTCTGTCTCAGCACTAAAGAATGCCCTGCTCTCAAGGAAAATCGTGTCTACTTTACTGACGATAATGAGTACATAGCTGTACATAAGGATAATCGTCGTGATATAGGACTACTTCGCTTGGATAATAATAGCTGGGAAAGCCTTGTGTTTCCTCAGCTTTGGTCCAACTGGCCTGCTCCTGTGTGGATTACACCCAATATTACAATGATGAAACTGTCGTTGAATAATTAG